The following are encoded together in the Blastocatellia bacterium genome:
- a CDS encoding cysteine-rich CWC family protein has product MSLRKFIGYVSPTLKDPQKCEICGKLFTCGASIFGCWCTKIKLSKETLKELQSNYKSCLCKNCLTKFAIKNPA; this is encoded by the coding sequence ATGAGTCTAAGAAAATTTATCGGCTATGTTTCTCCTACTTTAAAAGATCCTCAAAAATGTGAAATTTGCGGAAAGCTTTTTACTTGTGGAGCATCCATTTTTGGTTGCTGGTGTACAAAGATAAAACTCTCTAAAGAAACTCTTAAAGAGCTACAAAGTAATTATAAAAGCTGTCTTTGCAAAAATTGTTTAACAAAATTTGCAATAAAAAATCCTGCCTAA
- a CDS encoding ATP-binding protein, whose translation MTAILKEIIPNLETQVNCPVCFGTNWQKEAQTGVVRRCLAPFHLDSKLLAQGVPARYQHCSFANYMPTNLTENQAKQIVQKLAKTVSCTKAGLILTSDKPNGKTHLAISLIRALLLEGKIYPRFADTTELLKQLEPVEGFFSKEQNYLLENTCKASLLIIDDLTSSYSESQKDNLEYIINHRYRNILPIVITTRLNEKEFSQAISPAISSRLYEMCSIVSLD comes from the coding sequence ATGACTGCAATATTAAAAGAAATTATCCCTAATTTAGAAACACAAGTAAATTGTCCAGTCTGTTTTGGTACTAATTGGCAAAAAGAAGCACAAACAGGTGTTGTTAGGCGTTGTTTAGCCCCTTTTCATTTAGATAGTAAACTATTAGCTCAAGGTGTGCCGGCTCGTTATCAACATTGTAGTTTTGCTAATTATATGCCAACTAACTTAACAGAAAATCAAGCAAAACAAATTGTTCAAAAACTTGCAAAAACAGTATCTTGCACAAAAGCAGGATTAATTTTAACTAGTGATAAACCTAACGGTAAGACTCATTTAGCTATTTCTTTAATTCGTGCTTTACTTTTAGAAGGAAAAATTTACCCTAGATTTGCTGATACCACAGAATTACTTAAACAATTAGAACCTGTAGAAGGATTTTTTTCAAAAGAACAAAATTATTTGCTAGAAAATACCTGTAAGGCATCTTTATTAATCATAGATGATTTAACTTCTAGCTACTCAGAATCACAAAAAGATAATTTAGAATATATAATTAATCATCGCTACCGTAATATATTGCCCATAGTGATTACTACTAGATTAAATGAAAAAGAGTTTTCTCAAGCTATTAGTCCTGCTATTAGTTCGCGTTTATATGAAATGTGTTCAATAGTTAGCTTAGATTAA
- a CDS encoding acyl-CoA thioesterase, whose amino-acid sequence MVYYPIIFHYCHIAFERFFTEFVGIPYPKLLKDERLGFPTVNASTNFFHPIHYGDELIVEIIVTRIGKSSVIFSYSGKNGEGKEYFLAQITVVAVSMDSFTPVAIPENYSTIFAKCK is encoded by the coding sequence ATTGTCTACTATCCAATTATTTTTCATTATTGTCATATTGCTTTTGAGCGATTTTTTACAGAATTTGTAGGCATTCCCTATCCAAAACTCTTAAAAGATGAACGATTAGGTTTTCCTACTGTTAATGCTTCAACAAACTTTTTTCACCCAATTCATTATGGAGATGAATTAATAGTTGAAATTATTGTAACTCGTATAGGTAAAAGTTCGGTTATTTTTTCTTATTCTGGTAAAAATGGAGAAGGCAAAGAGTATTTTCTTGCTCAAATCACAGTTGTTGCTGTCTCAATGGATAGTTTTACACCTGTTGCTATACCTGAAAACTACTCTACTATATTTGCTAAATGTAAATAG
- a CDS encoding GlxA family transcriptional regulator: MSRSKKRIVFLAIQPIMELDLIGPLSVFQCANYLLESEGKPAIYKTEVFNAGKESVIRGDCGLSFNVDKQLTDLTEATIALEPIDTLLIIGGSGSLTVQPLDDIALWLKQISPKIRRIGSICTGAFVLASAGLLNNRRATTHWNYCSKLSAKYPEIEVDSNSIFVRDGNIYTSAGVTTGMDLAMDLVEEDLDPTIALNIARALVIFLRRPGGQSQFSVTLQNSAPQRDNLRQLPAWILEHISEPLPIEVLASQAAMSLRHFARIFASEFGMTPARYVLHQRVETARRTLAKTKLSQKEIALKCGFGNIEHMRRAFLRVLGVPPTTYKKHFYEN; encoded by the coding sequence ATGAGTAGATCAAAAAAACGTATAGTATTTTTAGCTATCCAACCAATTATGGAGCTAGATTTAATTGGCCCTTTAAGTGTCTTTCAATGCGCTAATTATTTGCTTGAGTCTGAAGGAAAACCAGCCATTTATAAAACAGAGGTTTTTAATGCAGGAAAAGAAAGCGTTATTAGGGGTGATTGTGGATTGTCTTTTAATGTTGATAAACAGTTAACAGACTTAACAGAAGCAACAATTGCTTTAGAGCCAATAGATACATTATTGATTATTGGTGGTTCAGGTAGCCTTACAGTACAACCCTTAGATGATATAGCTTTATGGTTAAAGCAAATAAGCCCTAAAATAAGGCGTATAGGTTCTATTTGCACAGGAGCATTTGTTTTAGCTTCAGCAGGATTATTAAACAACCGTCGTGCTACAACTCATTGGAATTATTGCTCTAAATTATCAGCTAAATATCCTGAAATAGAAGTAGATAGCAATTCTATTTTTGTTCGAGATGGAAATATTTATACCTCTGCTGGTGTTACAACTGGAATGGATTTAGCAATGGATTTAGTAGAAGAAGATTTAGACCCAACTATAGCCCTAAATATTGCCCGTGCTTTAGTAATTTTCTTACGTCGTCCAGGTGGACAAAGCCAATTTAGCGTTACTTTGCAAAATTCTGCACCACAGCGGGATAATTTACGTCAGTTACCTGCTTGGATTTTAGAACATATTTCCGAACCTTTGCCAATAGAAGTTTTAGCTAGTCAAGCGGCTATGAGTTTACGTCATTTTGCACGTATTTTTGCTAGTGAATTTGGGATGACACCAGCGCGTTATGTTTTACATCAACGGGTTGAAACAGCACGACGAACTTTAGCTAAAACCAAATTAAGCCAAAAAGAAATTGCCTTAAAATGTGGTTTTGGCAATATTGAGCATATGCGCCGCGCTTTTTTAAGAGTTTTAGGAGTTCCCCCAACTACTTATAAAAAACATTTTTATGAAAATTAG
- a CDS encoding DinB family protein: protein MDLLVWSLSKARQQTLNLVADLTEEQMYQQSVAGENHPAWTLGHLFLADCMMLGALESPNALQMPKGWWEIYAPGKAPSSDKNIYHSKEQLIEQLIETEKIRKEVIGNLTSKDLAKPTPDPHFAAVQPTIGHTLHYLLFHEGNHAGQLAAWRKSRNLSSGSGAFGII, encoded by the coding sequence ATGGATTTATTAGTCTGGTCATTAAGCAAAGCACGACAGCAAACATTAAATTTAGTAGCAGATTTAACAGAAGAACAAATGTATCAACAATCTGTAGCAGGAGAAAATCATCCTGCTTGGACTTTAGGACACCTATTTTTAGCTGATTGTATGATGTTGGGTGCTTTAGAATCTCCTAACGCGCTGCAAATGCCTAAAGGATGGTGGGAAATTTATGCACCTGGTAAAGCACCTAGTTCTGATAAAAATATATATCACTCAAAAGAACAACTAATTGAGCAACTTATAGAAACAGAGAAAATACGTAAGGAAGTAATTGGAAATTTAACTAGCAAAGATTTAGCTAAACCAACTCCAGATCCACATTTTGCGGCTGTTCAACCTACTATTGGACATACACTTCATTATTTATTATTTCATGAGGGAAATCATGCTGGACAACTTGCGGCTTGGAGAAAAAGCCGCAATCTTTCATCCGGTAGTGGGGCATTTGGAATTATTTAA
- a CDS encoding group 1 truncated hemoglobin, producing MSDNLSIYEQIGGKDAVNVAVENFYRKVLTDERICHFFDDIDMDKQMAKQAGFLTMVLGGPNEYTGKSMREGHAHLLSKGLNDKHVDVVLELLAETLTELNVPQHFVNQVITTAESTRNDVLSR from the coding sequence ATGTCTGATAATCTTAGTATTTATGAACAAATAGGTGGTAAAGATGCAGTAAATGTAGCTGTAGAAAATTTCTATCGCAAAGTATTAACAGACGAACGAATTTGTCATTTTTTTGATGATATAGATATGGATAAACAAATGGCAAAACAAGCAGGATTTTTAACTATGGTTTTAGGAGGGCCAAACGAATATACAGGAAAAAGTATGAGAGAGGGCCATGCACACCTTTTATCTAAAGGCTTAAATGATAAGCACGTTGATGTAGTGCTAGAACTTTTGGCCGAAACATTAACAGAATTAAACGTCCCACAACATTTTGTTAATCAAGTAATTACGACTGCTGAAAGCACTCGTAATGATGTGCTTTCCCGTTAG
- a CDS encoding 2Fe-2S iron-sulfur cluster binding domain-containing protein, with protein sequence MATINYRDEIFSVEANETVLETLLKKGVKVTNACRAGVCQSCILKADKACLPKEAQQGLKETLKTQGYFLSCVYRPQEDLTIVSSDLQIPAYIADKEMLNQDVLCLKLKYEDEFLFQAGQFINLIREDGLARPYSIASLPSDGYLALHIRLIANGQMSGWLSSQAKIGEKLYIQGPKGDCFYLNNNKQQPLLMVGTGTGLAPLYGILQDALKQGHDGEIHLFHGALKHEGIYLKNELSFLSKQYSHFYYHPSVLQGETDNIVEVGAINKLVFKHIPKLKGWRAFLCGHPELVNSLKKQVFLAGVSSKDIFSDAFFASAN encoded by the coding sequence ATGGCTACTATTAATTACAGGGATGAAATCTTTTCAGTTGAAGCAAATGAAACTGTATTAGAGACTTTATTAAAAAAAGGTGTAAAAGTCACAAATGCTTGTCGTGCAGGAGTTTGCCAATCTTGTATATTAAAAGCAGACAAAGCTTGCTTACCAAAAGAAGCACAACAAGGATTAAAAGAAACATTAAAAACGCAAGGCTATTTTTTATCTTGTGTTTATCGTCCGCAGGAAGATTTAACTATTGTTTCTTCTGATCTGCAAATTCCTGCTTACATTGCAGATAAAGAAATGCTTAATCAAGATGTTTTATGCCTAAAGTTAAAATATGAGGATGAATTTCTTTTTCAAGCAGGGCAATTTATTAATTTAATTAGAGAGGATGGTTTAGCACGTCCTTACTCTATTGCTAGCCTCCCTTCAGATGGTTATTTAGCTTTACATATTCGTTTAATTGCTAATGGTCAAATGAGTGGATGGTTAAGTTCTCAAGCAAAAATAGGAGAAAAACTATATATCCAAGGCCCCAAAGGAGATTGTTTTTATTTAAATAACAATAAACAACAGCCTCTTTTAATGGTAGGAACGGGAACAGGGTTAGCACCTTTATACGGCATTTTACAAGATGCTCTAAAACAAGGTCATGATGGGGAAATACATCTCTTTCACGGGGCATTGAAGCACGAAGGAATATACTTGAAAAATGAGTTATCTTTTCTTAGCAAACAATACTCTCATTTTTATTATCATCCATCTGTTTTACAGGGTGAAACGGATAATATTGTGGAAGTAGGCGCAATAAATAAGCTAGTTTTTAAGCATATTCCAAAATTAAAAGGTTGGCGGGCTTTTTTATGTGGTCATCCAGAGTTAGTTAATTCACTGAAAAAACAAGTTTTTCTTGCTGGTGTATCATCAAAAGATATTTTTTCAGATGCTTTTTTTGCTAGTGCTAACTAA
- a CDS encoding Rrf2 family transcriptional regulator, producing the protein MQLTYHSDYSLRMLIYLTINSDRLVSTEEISNAYGISKNHLVRVAQTLNRHGFINLYAGRKGGIKLARDPKDIIIGDVVRHTEPNFHLVECFDKENNTCSIVSVCGLKSMLYQAKEAFLATLDKYTLADVINFNDQHKLPLYF; encoded by the coding sequence ATGCAACTTACTTACCATTCAGATTATTCTTTAAGAATGTTAATTTACTTAACTATTAACTCTGATCGTCTAGTTTCAACAGAAGAAATTAGTAACGCTTATGGCATTTCCAAAAATCATTTAGTAAGAGTTGCACAAACACTTAACCGACATGGATTTATTAACTTATATGCTGGACGTAAAGGAGGCATCAAACTAGCACGAGATCCTAAAGATATAATAATAGGGGATGTAGTGCGTCATACAGAACCCAACTTTCATTTAGTGGAATGTTTTGACAAGGAAAACAATACTTGTTCTATAGTGTCAGTATGTGGATTAAAATCAATGCTATATCAAGCAAAAGAAGCTTTTTTAGCTACTTTAGATAAATATACTTTAGCTGATGTTATTAATTTTAATGATCAACACAAGCTTCCATTATATTTTTAA
- a CDS encoding DUF2490 domain-containing protein: protein MQHSGWLGSFNTIKLNDKFSLHAEGQLRITDNADQVQTIILRPGLNYHINESLAVTAGYAFIPNSRTIGKTADLLSEHRIWQQLLYNQKMGNVSVAHRLRLEQRFIPKARLVGNELDTNGYDEAYRLRYFIRNIVPLVKQEKFNKGWFVALQNEVFLNIGDKSAVNGRVFDQNRIYGAIGYRVSNKFDVEAGYLNQYSKTRSSFTNNHAFQIAFYRKF, encoded by the coding sequence GTGCAACATTCCGGTTGGTTAGGATCATTTAACACAATCAAACTTAATGATAAATTTAGCCTTCATGCTGAAGGTCAATTACGTATAACCGATAATGCAGATCAAGTTCAAACCATAATACTGAGACCTGGCCTTAACTACCACATAAATGAAAGCTTAGCTGTAACTGCTGGTTATGCTTTTATTCCAAATAGCAGAACTATTGGAAAAACTGCTGATTTACTTTCTGAACATAGAATTTGGCAACAACTACTTTATAATCAAAAAATGGGCAATGTTTCTGTTGCGCATCGTCTGCGTCTTGAACAACGTTTTATTCCTAAAGCAAGGCTTGTAGGCAATGAGCTAGATACTAATGGTTATGATGAAGCTTATCGCTTACGCTATTTTATTAGAAATATAGTTCCTTTAGTAAAACAAGAAAAATTTAATAAAGGTTGGTTTGTTGCCTTGCAAAATGAAGTATTTCTTAATATAGGTGATAAGTCTGCTGTTAATGGTCGAGTTTTTGACCAAAACCGTATATATGGGGCAATTGGTTATCGAGTGTCAAATAAATTTGATGTAGAAGCAGGTTATCTTAATCAATATAGTAAAACTAGAAGTTCATTTACCAATAATCATGCTTTTCAAATAGCTTTTTATAGAAAGTTCTAA
- a CDS encoding enoyl-CoA hydratase/isomerase family protein, protein MSEYSKILYKSEQHLAQIILNRPEKRNALDDTIVAEIKLALKVANESPDVRVVAIEGAGSDFCSGADLSVLQKIARSSIIENLEDTALLMELFVQIRNLAKPVVAVVRGRALAGGCGLATACDLILANESAQFGYPEVKIGFIPAMVMAILRRSVSEKRAFELITSGEPISAKEAERIGLINQVYLDSEFDSKAADYLISLTRKSTSAMFLTKRLLYQMDGMSYETALKSGMDANTICRMTEDCQQGISKFLKK, encoded by the coding sequence ATGTCTGAATACAGCAAAATACTTTATAAATCCGAACAGCATTTAGCTCAAATTATCTTAAATCGTCCTGAAAAACGAAATGCTTTAGATGACACCATAGTTGCAGAAATCAAATTAGCCTTAAAAGTAGCTAATGAAAGTCCAGATGTCCGAGTAGTTGCAATAGAAGGTGCTGGAAGCGATTTTTGTTCTGGAGCAGATCTTTCTGTGCTACAAAAAATTGCTCGTAGCTCAATTATAGAAAATTTAGAAGACACTGCCCTTTTAATGGAATTATTTGTGCAGATCCGCAATTTAGCCAAACCTGTAGTTGCTGTTGTGCGGGGTCGGGCATTGGCTGGTGGATGCGGGCTAGCAACAGCTTGTGACTTAATTTTAGCTAATGAAAGTGCGCAATTTGGTTATCCAGAAGTTAAGATTGGTTTTATCCCTGCAATGGTAATGGCTATTTTACGCCGTTCTGTTAGCGAAAAACGAGCATTTGAGCTAATTACTAGTGGTGAGCCAATTTCAGCAAAAGAAGCTGAAAGAATTGGGCTAATTAACCAGGTTTATTTAGACAGTGAATTTGATAGCAAAGCAGCCGATTATTTAATTTCCTTAACTCGTAAAAGCACTTCTGCAATGTTTTTAACTAAAAGATTGCTTTATCAGATGGATGGGATGAGTTATGAAACAGCCTTAAAATCTGGAATGGATGCCAACACAATTTGCCGAATGACTGAAGATTGCCAACAAGGTATTTCTAAATTCCTTAAGAAATAA
- a CDS encoding acyl-CoA dehydrogenase family protein translates to MAKFKGVDFYDIDSLLTEEERLTRDSVRNFVEEKIVPIIEECYEHARFPTELVKPLGELGVLGASLPTEYGCAGLGAVAYGLVIQEIERGDSGIRSFSSVQGSLVMYPIYAFGSEEQKRKWLPAMAKGDKIGCFGLTEPDFGSNPSGMITRAKRTSNGWLLNGTKTWITNGTIADVAVVWAKTDDNDMIRGFLVEKGTPGFTAPEIHRKHSLRASVTSELVFSDCEIPEENILPLSKGLKSPLMCLSQARYGISWGAIGSAMACYHTALDYAQGRIQFGKPISAFQLQQAKFADMLTEITKAQLLSLQLGRLKEQGKITPAQISMAKRNNVHMAMEVARAARTILGANGISGDYPIMRHMNNLESVYTYEGTHDIHTLVLGAEITGHQAFD, encoded by the coding sequence ATGGCGAAATTTAAAGGCGTGGATTTTTATGATATTGATTCATTATTAACTGAAGAAGAACGTTTAACACGTGATTCTGTACGTAATTTTGTTGAAGAAAAAATAGTCCCAATTATTGAAGAATGTTATGAACATGCTCGTTTTCCTACAGAACTAGTTAAACCATTAGGTGAGTTAGGCGTTCTTGGTGCTAGTCTTCCAACAGAATATGGTTGTGCGGGTTTAGGAGCAGTTGCTTACGGTTTAGTAATTCAAGAAATAGAGCGCGGTGATAGTGGAATACGTAGTTTTTCTAGTGTTCAAGGCTCATTAGTAATGTATCCAATCTATGCTTTTGGTTCAGAAGAACAAAAACGTAAATGGCTACCAGCAATGGCAAAAGGTGACAAAATAGGTTGTTTTGGTTTAACCGAACCTGATTTTGGCTCAAATCCATCAGGGATGATTACCCGTGCTAAACGTACCTCAAATGGTTGGTTGCTTAATGGTACAAAAACCTGGATTACTAACGGCACAATTGCAGATGTAGCCGTAGTTTGGGCAAAAACAGATGATAATGATATGATTCGCGGCTTTTTAGTAGAAAAAGGAACACCTGGTTTTACTGCTCCTGAAATTCATCGCAAACATTCCTTAAGAGCTTCTGTTACTTCAGAACTTGTATTTTCTGATTGTGAAATTCCAGAAGAAAATATTTTACCTCTTTCTAAAGGCTTAAAATCTCCTTTGATGTGTTTATCTCAAGCTCGTTATGGTATTTCTTGGGGTGCTATTGGTTCAGCAATGGCTTGTTATCATACTGCTTTAGATTATGCTCAAGGTCGTATCCAATTTGGTAAACCTATTTCAGCTTTTCAACTTCAACAAGCTAAATTTGCCGACATGTTAACAGAAATTACTAAAGCACAACTGCTTTCTTTACAATTAGGTAGGTTAAAAGAACAGGGTAAAATTACTCCAGCGCAAATTTCTATGGCAAAACGAAATAATGTACATATGGCAATGGAAGTAGCTAGGGCAGCAAGAACTATTTTAGGCGCAAATGGTATTAGTGGGGATTACCCAATTATGCGGCATATGAATAATTTGGAATCTGTTTATACTTATGAAGGAACTCATGATATTCACACACTAGTTTTAGGTGCTGAAATTACTGGACATCAAGCGTTTGACTAA
- the guaB gene encoding IMP dehydrogenase, with amino-acid sequence MEKEIFDALTFDDILLRPAYSEVLPAETDTTTLFSRNIKIHIPIVSAAMDTVTEAALAIALAQQGGLGVIHRNMPITAQCDEVDKVKRSESGMIVDPVTMSADQPISKALKIMERYHISGVPIVDDNKKLLGILTNRDLRFENRYDLPISTVMTKENLITVAVGTTLQEARGILQKHRVEKLLVVDEEYHLKGLITVKDIQKAIKYPLATKDNLGRLRVAAAVGATGDYFERAQELINARVDAIVVDTAHGHSKRVIEAVKQIKQYYPNIDVVAGNVATFEAAKDLIAAGVDGIKVGIGPGSICTTRVVTGCGVPQVSAIMDCAKAARSTGVPIIADGGIKFSGDVTKAIASGADSTMMGSLFAGTDESPGEIILLQGRSFKSYRGMGSLGAMKEGSRDRYAQENEVEAKLVPEGIEGRVPYKGPIAAMVTQLVGGLRAGMGYCGCKTIKELKENSKFIRITSAGLKESHVHDVIITKEAPNYRLDQ; translated from the coding sequence ATGGAAAAAGAAATTTTTGACGCATTAACTTTTGATGATATTTTGCTTAGACCTGCTTATAGCGAAGTCCTACCAGCAGAAACCGACACAACAACCTTATTTTCTCGCAATATTAAAATTCATATCCCTATTGTTAGTGCTGCAATGGATACAGTAACCGAAGCAGCATTAGCCATTGCACTTGCTCAACAAGGCGGCTTAGGCGTAATTCATCGTAATATGCCAATCACTGCCCAATGTGATGAAGTTGATAAAGTAAAACGTTCTGAAAGCGGTATGATTGTTGATCCTGTAACAATGTCTGCTGATCAGCCTATTTCTAAAGCATTGAAAATAATGGAGCGTTATCATATTTCAGGTGTCCCAATTGTTGATGACAACAAAAAACTTCTTGGAATTTTAACTAATCGTGACCTGCGTTTTGAAAATAGATATGATTTGCCTATTTCTACAGTGATGACCAAAGAAAATTTAATTACTGTAGCTGTAGGAACTACCTTGCAAGAAGCACGAGGAATTTTGCAAAAACACCGCGTAGAAAAATTATTAGTTGTCGATGAGGAATATCATCTTAAAGGTTTAATTACTGTTAAAGACATCCAAAAAGCTATTAAATACCCGCTAGCAACCAAAGATAACTTGGGCCGCTTACGTGTTGCTGCTGCTGTCGGTGCAACAGGTGATTATTTTGAACGCGCTCAAGAGCTAATCAATGCCCGAGTTGATGCAATTGTTGTAGATACTGCACATGGGCATTCTAAACGTGTAATAGAAGCCGTTAAACAGATTAAGCAATATTATCCAAACATTGATGTAGTAGCAGGAAATGTTGCAACATTTGAAGCGGCTAAAGATTTAATTGCTGCGGGTGTGGACGGTATTAAAGTAGGAATTGGCCCTGGAAGTATTTGTACAACTAGAGTAGTTACTGGCTGTGGAGTTCCTCAAGTTAGCGCAATTATGGATTGTGCTAAAGCTGCTCGCTCAACAGGTGTTCCAATAATTGCAGATGGTGGAATTAAGTTTTCTGGTGATGTAACTAAAGCTATTGCTTCTGGTGCAGATTCTACAATGATGGGTTCGCTCTTTGCTGGAACGGATGAAAGCCCAGGGGAAATTATTTTGCTTCAAGGTCGTAGCTTTAAGTCTTATCGCGGCATGGGGTCACTTGGAGCAATGAAAGAAGGTAGCCGTGACCGCTATGCTCAAGAAAATGAAGTAGAAGCTAAACTTGTTCCAGAAGGTATTGAAGGACGTGTCCCTTATAAAGGCCCTATTGCGGCTATGGTGACTCAACTTGTAGGGGGACTTCGTGCAGGTATGGGTTATTGTGGTTGTAAAACTATTAAAGAACTAAAAGAAAATTCTAAATTTATTCGCATTACTAGTGCTGGTCTAAAAGAAAGCCACGTCCATGACGTGATTATTACTAAAGAAGCTCCAAACTATCGTTTAGATCAATAA
- a CDS encoding 5'-3'-deoxyribonucleotidase — translation MLILIDQDGPLADFEQGFLDIWQKSFPDEFFIPLSERKTFYMRQQYPPHLTKKVDSVYTSPNFFINLKPTLGAKEAVNKLITLGHDVRICTSPLSRYDYCVLEKYQWVEKHFGREFTKKIILTKDKTMVRGDILIDDKPKIEGVFKPEWEHIIFDYPYNQEITDKRRLTWQNWEEILELVK, via the coding sequence GTGCTAATTTTAATTGACCAAGATGGCCCGCTTGCAGATTTTGAACAAGGCTTTTTAGATATTTGGCAAAAAAGCTTTCCTGATGAGTTCTTTATCCCTCTTTCAGAACGCAAAACTTTTTATATGCGCCAACAATATCCCCCTCATTTAACCAAAAAAGTTGACTCAGTTTATACATCACCAAATTTTTTTATCAACTTAAAGCCTACTCTAGGTGCTAAAGAAGCTGTTAATAAACTAATTACTCTAGGACATGACGTTAGAATTTGTACATCCCCATTATCACGTTATGATTATTGTGTATTAGAAAAATATCAATGGGTAGAAAAACATTTTGGACGAGAATTTACTAAAAAGATAATCTTGACTAAAGATAAAACTATGGTGCGTGGAGATATTCTTATAGATGACAAGCCAAAAATTGAAGGTGTTTTTAAGCCTGAATGGGAACATATTATTTTTGATTACCCCTATAACCAAGAAATTACAGATAAAAGAAGGTTAACTTGGCAAAACTGGGAAGAAATTTTAGAACTTGTTAAATAA
- a CDS encoding RNA polymerase sigma factor codes for MIEQEEKTFSSSQVQSLIAQAKLGDNHAFEQILILYQRQVLGTAIRLLGNVDDGRDAAQEVFLKLHKYLHNFNEEKDFLPWLYQMTVNSCRDIARKRTKHSTLSLDSEKETINNIASSQNIEEEINLVQEKKIINQALETLSEKEKTVLILRDIEGLETKDVARLLGTAEATIRSQISMARVKIKKYRDKFLGKLI; via the coding sequence ATGATTGAGCAGGAAGAAAAAACCTTTTCCTCTTCTCAAGTTCAATCCTTAATTGCTCAAGCTAAATTGGGAGACAATCATGCTTTTGAACAAATTTTGATTCTTTATCAACGTCAAGTTTTAGGTACAGCTATTAGATTACTTGGAAATGTAGATGATGGACGAGATGCAGCACAAGAAGTTTTCCTAAAACTACATAAATATCTACATAACTTTAATGAAGAAAAAGATTTTCTCCCCTGGCTTTATCAAATGACAGTAAATAGCTGTCGTGATATTGCTAGAAAACGCACTAAACACAGCACATTATCCTTAGACTCAGAAAAAGAGACAATAAATAATATTGCTAGCAGCCAGAATATAGAAGAAGAAATAAATTTAGTACAAGAAAAGAAAATTATCAATCAAGCATTAGAAACATTATCAGAAAAAGAAAAAACAGTCCTAATATTACGAGATATTGAAGGACTAGAAACAAAAGATGTAGCTCGTCTCTTAGGTACGGCAGAAGCAACTATTCGTAGTCAAATTAGTATGGCAAGAGTAAAAATCAAGAAATATAGAGATAAATTTCTTGGTAAATTAATATAA